A genomic segment from Torulaspora delbrueckii CBS 1146 chromosome 3, complete genome encodes:
- the TDEL0C00110 gene encoding uncharacterized protein — protein sequence MFIALDFDRYNISQALSANMLDHLHLTTEDYNLGNTINLVCFLASELPSQLISKKLGADIWIPTQLCLWSAVSMCQAAMTTRAGFLATRGLLGALQGGFICDVCLWMSYFFTSKELPFRLSLFYIANPMTSVWSSLLSFALLKIKTGGLMDQSFRWLFLIEGIFTFAVGVISFFKMPASAAQTKSWFRKEGWYTDREEKIVVNRVLRDDPNKGDMNNRQPVSLKELWMSLTDYDLLPIYIVRLFTDIGATPLKNYMTLTLRKLGFSTYKTNALTIPYNVFSTISMVAMGYFSEKINDRAFLCMSSSIWILACLIPLRYWPGSQVDVWGTYAILTALLSQPSIWALSISWCSANSNSVRSRAVSAALVNMFSQTANIIAANIYRDDDKPLYHRGNTQLIGIAFGAVGACLVAKLYYKYRNKQRDAVWNKMTLEEQEKYRLSTIDIGNKRLDFRFTH from the coding sequence ATGTTCATTGCTTTGGATTTTGATAGATACAACATTTCTCAGGCGTTATCCGCTAACATGCTGGATCATTTACATTTAACCACGGAGGATTATAACTTAGGGAATACTATTAACTTAGTTTGCTTTTTAGCTTCTGAATTGCCATCTCAGTTGATATCAAAAAAGCTTGGGGCTGATATCTGGATTCCTACCCAATTATGTTTGTGGAGTGCGGTTTCAATGTGTCAGGCTGCAATGACTACTCGAGCTGGTTTCTTGGCTACGAGAGGATTATTGGGCGCGTTGCAAGGTGGCTTCATCTGTGATGTCTGTTTATGGATGAGTTATTTCTTTACGTCTAAAGAGCTTCCTTTCAGGCTTTCGCTTTTTTATATTGCCAATCCAATGACTTCCGTTTGGTCATCACTTTTATCCTTTGCACtattgaaaataaaaacTGGTGGGTTGATGGATCAATCTTTTAGGTGGTTATTCTTGattgaaggaatttttACTTTCGCCGTTGGCGTgatttccttcttcaagatgcCAGCATCTGCTGCCCAAACCAAATCTTGGTTTAGAAAGGAAGGTTGGTACACTGATAGGgaagagaaaattgttGTTAATAGAGTTTTAAGGGATGATCCGAACAAAGGCGACATGAATAATAGGCAGCCTGTCTCATTGAAAGAGCTGTGGATGAGTCTCACAGATTATGATTTATTGCCAATCTATATCGTGAGGTTGTTCACTGATATCGGAGCTACTCCACTGAAGAACTATATGACTTTGACGCTTAGAAAACTGGGATTTTCCACTTACAAGACCAATGCCCTCACAATACCTTACAATGTCTTCAGTACGATATCGATGGTAGCAATGGGATATTTTTCTGAGAAAATCAATGATCGTGCATTTTTATGCATGAGCTCAtcaatttggattcttGCTTGCTTAATTCCTTTAAGATATTGGCCAGGCTCCCAAGTTGATGTTTGGGGAACTTACGCGATTCTGACGGCACTCCTTTCCCAACCTTCTATATGGGCTTTAAGCATCAGTTGGTGCTCGGCAAATTCAAACTCTGTTCGTTCGCGTGCTGTGTCAGCAGCTTTGGTTAACATGTTCTCACAGACAGCAAATATCATTGCCGCCAATATATACCGCGACGACGACAAGCCGCTATATCATCGCGGTAACACTCAGTTGATAGGCATAGCTTTTGGCGCTGTAGGTGCATGTCTAGTTGCCAAGCTTTATTATAAATACAGAAACAAACAGAGAGACGCTGTTTGGAACAAAATGACACTAGAGGAGCAAGAAAAGTACAGATTGAGCACAATTGATATCGGCAATAAAAGACTAGATTTCAGGTTCACCCACTAG
- the TDEL0C00160 gene encoding uncharacterized protein: protein MALSALKSLATGKKGARKPMTNLELRGEFENSIPIISVLMKRGFYSFDSEYSYELFRSRNGLEYTALDVDGRGIPSLYITDDVTSLGSWKSDLPSFLTFKFVVLPAHKPGPNVDCQLEVERNGLCLYRIPFYEIYRGIGENYIFSFSALRDRSKNFTISHLSSNISNVNVRWRDCKSITGEYDDYSLQVTNKVLGEHKGGPGESEVPVIAYYSRANRDSRYPKLFKQATLYVGNNTNEAVLLFTPRNIELITYQALLVHYLEYQERERRVDRSQTRWSSWL from the coding sequence atggctctttcagctttgaaatctttggcTACAGGTAAGAAAGGCGCTCGAAAGCCCATGACCAACTTAGAACTCAGGGGAGAGTTCGAGAATAGTATTCCTATTATTAGTGTTTTGATGAAACGGGGCTTTTATTCCTTCGATAGCGAGTACTCTTATGAACTCTTTAGAAGCAGGAATGGCTTAGAATACACAGCTTTAGATGTTGATGGCCGAGGGATCCCATCTCTGTACATTACTGATGATGTCACTAGTCTTGGAAGTTGGAAGAGCGATCTTCCTTCCTTTCTAACGTTTAAATTCGTGGTTTTACCTGCTCACAAACCTGGGCCAAATGTCGATTGTCAGCTTGAAGTAGAAAGAAATGGCCTGTGCCTTTACCGAATTCCTTTCTATGAGATTTATCGAGGTATCGGGGAAAATTACATATTTTCGTTCTCTGCTTTGCGAGAcagatcaaagaactttACCATTAGCCATCTCTCCAGTAATATCAGTAACGTGAATGTTCGATGGCGAGACTGCAAATCAATTACGGGAGAATACGACGATTATAGCCTCCAAGTCACGAACAAAGTGCTTGGTGAACATAAAGGTGGGCCTGGTGAATCTGAAGTCCCGGTAATCGCCTATTATTCCCGAGCTAATCGAGACAGTCGTTATCCAAAACTGTTCAAACAAGCTACTCTTTACGTGGGCAATAATACAAACGAAGCGGTGCTTCTCTTTACACCTCGAAACATTGAACTTATTACATATCAGGCATTGCTCGTTCATTATCTGGAATATCAGGAAAGAGAGCGGAGGGTAGATCGGTCTCAGACAAGGTGGTCTTCTTGGTTATAA
- the VBA2 gene encoding Vba2p, producing MVTYNKHFGHRRKSATSYGSISETRIPENSLEELENIHGADEDEDIKLSDIPNLWIIEAALFTNVFLSGFDGTVTASTYQTIGNEFNHMNISSWITTAYLITSTSFQPLYGSFSDALGRRNCLFFANTSFTIGCLACGLSPNIVVLSFMRALTGIGGGGLITLSTIVNSDMIPSSKRGIFQAFQNLLLGLGAICGASFGGSIASSIGWRWCFFVQVPICITNSLIMSSYVPNQKEYEDREIGFLFHPKKILKDIDVTGSVFIIIGLTLQLLYLSLGSSKVGVSWTSPSVLPLLFASGIILVLFVYNEAKTSARAIIPLELMRSSFSFVVLTISILVGFASYAYLFTLPLFFQIVLGDSTAKAGLRLTIPSLFTPVGGLITGICMSRYNCLQILLYAGVFLMALGNFLFLFIEKGSPNWLVGLFLIPANLGQGITFPATLFTFIFAFPKSRQATATSTLYLFRSIGSVWGVAMSTGVIQLYFGKSLRSNLKDLLDEDKINELVTKITSNSSYIEKLHGELKDVVIDCFDSSTKKAHLLSTILSLLALAFCVIKEFLKKPKIKEEGTYCER from the coding sequence ATGGTCACTTACAATAAACATTTTGGACATAGGAGAAAGAGTGCTACTAGCTATGGAAGTATTTCAGAGACTAGAATACCTGAAAACTCTTTAGAAGAGCTGGAAAACATTCATGGagctgatgaagatgaagatatcaaaTTGTCAGACATACCTAATTTATGGATTATAGAAGCTGCCCTGTTCACCAACGTTTTTCTTTCTGGGTTTGATGGTACTGTTACTGCATCGACTTATCAGACTATTGGGAATGAATTTAATCATATGAACATCTCCAGCTGGATCACCACTGCTTATTTGATCACATCTACCTCATTTCAACCACTTTACGGTTCTTTTTCAGATGCACTGGGTAGAAGAAACTGTTTGTTCTTTGCTAATACATCTTTTACTATTGGATGTCTTGCCTGTGGATTATCTCCAAATATCGTTGTTCTGAGTTTTATGAGGGCACTGACTGGGATCGGTGGTGGCGGTTTGATCACACTTTCCACTATTGTGAACTCAGATATGATTCCTAGCTCGAAGCGAGGTATATTTCAGGCCTTCCAGAACCTTTTATTAGGTTTAGGGGCGATATGTGGTGCCTCTTTTGGTGGCTCAATCGCATCATCGATTGGATGGAGATGGTGTTTCTTCGTTCAAGTTCCAATTTGTATaacaaattcattgatAATGAGTTCCTACGTCCCCAATCAAAAAGAATACGAAGATCGAGAGATCGGCTTTTTATTCCATCCTAAGAAAATTCTCAAGGATATCGATGTTACGGGTTCAgttttcattatcattggGTTGACATTACAGCTGTTGTATTTGAGTTTAGGCTCCTCTAAAGTGGGAGTCTCATGGACAAGCCCTTCGGTGTTGCCATTATTGTTTGCCAGTGGAATCATCTTGGTGTTATTCGTCTACAACGAAGCAAAGACAAGCGCAAGAGCAATTATTCCTTTGGAACTAATGAGAAGTTCATTCAGTTTTGTTGTTCTAACCATTAGTATCCTCGTCGGATTTGCCAGTTATGCATATCTCTTCACACTTCCCTtattcttccaaattgtATTGGGAGATTCAACAGCTAAGGCTGGGCTGCGTTTGACCATACCTTCATTGTTTACTCCAGTCGGTGGTTTGATAACAGGTATCTGCATGAGTAGATATAACTGCCTACAAATTCTGCTGTACGCTGGCGTTTTCTTGATGGCTTTAGGGAACTTCCTCTTCCTGTTTATTGAGAAAGGCTCTCCAAATTGGCTGGTAGGCTTGTTTTTGATACCAGCTAATTTAGGACAAGGTATAACTTTCCCCGCAACGTTATTCACATTCATTTTTGCATTCCCCAAGAGTCGTCAAGCGACAGCAACTTCTACTCTATACCTATTCAGAAGTATTGGTTCCGTATGGGGTGTCGCTATGTCGACAGGCGTCATTCAACTTTATTTTGGCAAGAGCTTGCGTTCAAATCTCAAGGATCTATTAGACGAAGATAAGATAAACGAACTGGTTACCAAGATAACTTCGAACTCATCTTacattgaaaagcttcacGGTGAGTTAAAAGATGTCGTGATTGATTGTTTTGATTCTAGCACGAAAAAAGCTCACTTGCTATCAacgattctttctttaCTAGCGCTGGCTTTCTGCGTAATCAAGgagttcttgaagaagcccaaaatcaaagaagaagggaCTTATTGCGAACGGTAG
- the TDEL0C00140 gene encoding uncharacterized protein codes for MQLELKPFKEATKEHYQLLLDADPSKEAISKYLDRSFCFEARKGTDLVGVFILLPTRPDTVEIVNVAVAETYQNRGIGTQLLEAALRWAADNSYKVVEIGTGSTSFGQLYLYQKCGFRIVGVDSDFFIEHYKEPIIENNLRLRDMIRLRKYLY; via the coding sequence ATGCAACTTGAATTGaaacctttcaaagaagcaaCTAAAGAACACTATCAGCTTTTGTTGGATGCTGACCCTTCTAAGGAGGCCATTTCGAAATACCTAGATCGCAGCTTTTGTTTTGAAGCGAGAAAAGGTACAGATCTTGTAGGGGTCTTCATTCTCCTACCGACGAGACCTGATACTGTAGAGATTGTCAACGTTGCTGTTGCAGAAACTTACCAAAACCGAGGTATTGGCACCCAACTGCTTGAAGCGGCGTTGAGATGGGCCGCAGACAACAGTTACAAAGTAGTTGAGATCGGAACAGGAAGCACAAGCTTTGGGCAACTATACCTGTATCAAAAATGTGGTTTTAGAATAGTAGGAGTCGACTCTgattttttcatcgaaCACTACAAGGAGCCAATTATTGAGAACAACCTGAGGTTACGTGACATGATAAGATTGCGTAAATATCTCTATTAG
- the TDEL0C00150 gene encoding sugar porter family MFS transporter gives MGILQTLFKADEDIRGSKARAILIGMFVAFGGVLFGYDTGTISGILTMDFVKKTFTDSGEFTASETSLITSILSAGTFVGAMLAPLATDTLGRRLGLFISCIIFCVGVILQTIATEQALLIVGRVVAGFGVGVLSSIVPLYQSEAAPKWIRGAVVSCYQWAITIGLLLAACVNEGTHKRNDSGSYRIPIALQLLWALILIVGMVFLPDTPRFHVMKGDLKKARSSLCTLRGLRPEDKFVEEELEEIVANYEYEKTFGKSTILDCFKTGNHQLKRITTGIVIQALQQLTGINFIFYYGTQFFKSSGINNPFTIQLITNIVNVICTLPGIALVELAGRRRLLLWGAVGMCVSEFLVAIIGTAVPNSTAANKTLIAFSCTFIASFAATWGPLAWVVVGEIFPLRVRAKSVAICAGSNWLFNFVIAFITPYLVDEDRANLRSKVFFIWGGCTFLCILFVYLFVYETKGLTLEEIDELYDTVTDARKSRSFVPTNKFLEVAPIPVEQYSSNENNSLGEGIEKANVGYIEKV, from the coding sequence ATGGGTATTTTGCAAACGCTTTTCAAGGCGGATGAGGACATTAGAGGTTCCAAGGCTCGAGCCATCCTGATTGGTATGTTCGTTGCATTTGGTGGTGTTTTGTTCGGTTACGATACCGGTACTATTTCAGGTATTCTGACAATGgattttgtcaaaaaaACTTTTACCGACAGCGGTGAGTTCACTGCTAGTGAAACCTCATTGATaacttcaattctttctgCTGGTACTTTTGTTGGTGCAATGCTGGCTCCATTGGCCACTGATACCTTGGGTAGAAGATTGGGTTTGTTCATCTCGTGTATTATCTTCTGTGTTGGTGTTATTCTGCAGACCATTGCTACTGAGCAAGCACTATTGATTGTCGGAAGAGTTGTCGCAGGTTTTGGTGTCGGTGTCTTGTCCTCTATTGTGCCTCTTTACCAGTCTGAAGCTGCGCCAAAGTGGATTAGAGGTGCCGTTGTCTCCTGTTATCAATGGGCTATCACTATCGGTCTTTTGTTAGCTGCCTGTGTCAATGAAGGTACTCATAAGAGAAACGACAGTGGCTCTTATAGAATTCCAATTGCTCTACAATTATTGTGGGCCCTAATCCTGATTGTCGGAATGGTCTTCTTGCCAGACACTCCAAGATTCCACGTCATGAAGGGCGATCTAAAGAAAGCTCGTAGCTCATTGTGCACATTGAGAGGTTTGAGACCAGAGGAtaagtttgttgaagaagagctggaagaaattgtggCTAACTACGAATACGAAAAGACTTTTGGTAAATCTACTATCCTTGACTGTTTCAAGACTGGTAACCACCAATTGAAACGTATCACTACTGGTATCGTTATCCAGGCTTTGCAACAATTGACCGGTATCAACTTCATTTTCTACTATGGTacccaatttttcaagagttcTGGTATTAATAACCCTTTCACGATTCAACTGATCACTAATATCGTTAACGTCATCTGCACTCTTCCAGGTATCGCACTGGTTGAACTCGCAggtagaagaagattgctACTATGGGGTGCAGTCGGTATGTGTGTCAGTGAATTCTTGGTCGCAATCATTGGTACTGCTGTACCAAACAGTACGGCTGCTAACAAGACTTTGATTGCTTTCTCCTGTACTTTCATTGCATCATTTGCTGCTACTTGGGGTCCATTAGCTTGGGTTGTTGTGGGTGAAATCTTCCCCTTGAGAGTCAGAGCAAAGTCTGTCGCCATCTGTGCTGGTTCCAACTGGCTATTCAACTTCGTGATCGCATTTATCACTCCTTACTTGGTCGACGAGGACAGAGCAAATTTGAGATCTAAGGtgttcttcatctgggGTGGATGTACTTTCCTCTGTATCCTATTCGTCTACCTATTCGTCTACGAGACTAAGGGTCtaactttggaagagattgatgagTTGTATGACACCGTTACTGATGCACGTAAATCCAGAAGTTTCGTTCCAACcaacaaattcttggaaGTGGCTCCAATTCCAGTCGAGCAATACTCTTCTAACGAAAATAACTCACTCGGTGAAGGCATTGAAAAAGCCAATGTCGGTTACATCGAAAAGGTTTAA
- the OPT1 gene encoding oligopeptide transporter OPT1 encodes MEPEKPGRANDVVVVYLADEEASSTLEHRGSDAEVVTKNEKLKDVAIDERVSTTDSSFDEAVVDDGVWEGDVSLLPNSPYPDVRAVVPIDDDPGIILNHWRTWFLTTVFVVVFAGVNQFFSLRYPSLEINFLVAQVVCFPVGKALALLPDWKCKRFSFFDLNPGPFTKKEHAVITIAVALTSSTAYAMYILNAQVSFYHMKLNAGYQLLLVWTSQMLGYGAAGLTRRWVVDPPSCIWPQTLISVSLFDSLHSRKVDKTIVNGWSLDRYKMFYFVLIGSFVWHWVPGFLFKGLSYFNVVLWGPKTRQNFVANALFGVSSGIGLLPISFDYTQVSQAMSGSVFATPFWVSANTYASVLIFFVIVLPILYFTNTWYAKYMPVISGSTFDNTQSSYNVKKILNADYSINLEKYKEYSPVFVPFSYLLNYGLNFAAVVAVFVHCALYHGKDIYNKLRDSNFGGMDIHRRIYTKNYKECPDWWYGVLQIITLALGFVTVCAFPTHFPPWAFVIALIIAYANFLPQGILEAITNQHVGLNIITELICGYMLPLKPMANLLFKLYGFIVMRQGLNLSRDLKLALYMKVSPRLIFAIQIYATIISGLVNVGIQEWMRTNIKDICTTTQADGFTCANGRTIFNASIIWSLPKYLFSPGRIYNPLMWFFLIGLLAPIVVFLIQKKFPKVSFFKYLHTPVFFTGTNNIPPSTPYNYSLFFGMSFMLFLIRKNWPLWFSKYNFVTGAGVETGVAIAVVIIFLCVQFPGGHLDWWGNTVYKNTGDLKSQKFYVLKEGETFGYDKWW; translated from the coding sequence ATGGAACCTGAAAAACCAGGTCGTGCAAATGATGTTGTGGTGGTTTACTtagcagatgaagaggctTCTTCTACTTTAGAACATAGAGGTTCCGACGCTGAAGTGGTTACGAAAaatgagaaattgaaagatgtAGCCATTGATGAGAGGGTGAGTACCACAGACagttcttttgatgaagcaGTAGTTGATGATGGTGTTTGGGAAGGTGATGTGAGTCTTTTACCTAATTCACCTTATCCCGATGTGAGAGCCgttgttccaattgatgatgatccCGGTATTATATTGAACCATTGGAGAACTTGGTTTTTAACAACGGTTTTTGTTGTGGTATTTGCTGGTGTTAATCAGTTTTTCTCGTTGAGATATCCTAGTTTGGAGATTAATTTCTTAGTCGCCCAGGTTGTTTGTTTCCCCGTGGGTAAAGCATTGGCATTGTTGCCAGATTGGAAATGCAAGAGGTTTTCATTTTTCGATTTGAACCCTGGTCCATTCACTAAGAAGGAACACGCAGTTATTACGATTGCTGTGGCATTAACTTCTTCGACGGCTTACGCCATGTATATCTTAAATGCTCAAGTGAGTTTCTACCACATGAAGTTGAATGCAGGCTATCAACTACTTTTGGTTTGGACCTCCCAAATGTTGGGTTACGGTGCAGCAGGTCTGACAAGAAGATGGGTCGTGGATCCTCCTAGTTGTATCTGGCCTCAGACTTTGATTTCAGTCTCATTGTTTGACTCTCTACACTCTAGGAAAGTCGACAAGACAATCGTCAACGGTTGGTCCTTAGACCGTTACAAGATGTTCTATTTTGTGTTAATCGGTAGTTTCGTGTGGCATTGGGTTCCTGGATTCTTGTTCAAGGGCCTTTCATATTTCAACGTCGTTCTATGGGGACCAAAGACACGTCAAAACTTTGTTGCCAATGCACTGTTCGGAGTCTCCAGTGGTATTGGTTTGTTGCCTATAAGTTTCGATTACACTCAGGTATCTCAAGCAATGTCGGGATCTGTCTTTGCAACACCGTTTTGGGTTTCTGCCAACACTTACGCGTCCGTATTGATTTTTTTCGTTATCGTTCTTCCTATCCTATACTTCACTAATACGTGGTATGCCAAGTACATGCCTGTCATTTCTGGATCGACTTTTGATAACACTCAATCTTCTTATAACGTGAAAAAGATACTAAATGCTGATTATTCCATAAACCTAGAGAAATACAAGGAGTATTCTCCGGTTTTCGTCCCATTCTCGTACTTGTTAAACTATGGTTTGAACTTTGCAGCTGTGGTGGCAGTCTTTGTTCACTGTGCGCTCTACCACGGTAAAGACATTTACAACAAATTAAGGGACAGCAACTTTGGAGGTATGGATATCCATAGAAGAATCTATACAAAGAACTACAAAGAATGTCCAGATTGGTGGTATGGTGTTTTGCAAATAATTACCTTGGCTCTAGGGTTTGTCACTGTGTGTGCCTTCCCAACTCATTTCCCACCATGGGCCTTTGTCATTGCCTTGATTATAGCGTACGCAAACTTTCTGCCTCAAGGTATCTTGGAAGCTATCACTAACCAACACGTTGGCCTAAACATTATTACCGAATTGATATGTGGTTACATGTTGCCTTTGAAACCAATGGCCAATctacttttcaaattgtatGGTTTCATTGTTATGAGACAAGGTTTAAATTTGAGcagagatttgaaattggctCTATACATGAAAGTTTCACCTCGTCTAATTTTTGCCATCCAAATTTACGCTACCATTATCTCTGGGCTGGTTAATGTCGGGATCCAAGAATGGATGAGAACAAACATCAAGGATATTTGCACCACCACTCAAGCAGATGGGTTCACCTGTGCTAATGGTCGTACAATTTTCAATGCATCCATCATTTGGTCTCTACCGAAATACCTTTTCAGTCCAGGAAGAATTTATAACCCCTTGATGtggttcttcttgattggtCTTTTGGCACCTATTGTTGTCTTTTTGATACAGAAGAAATTCCCCAAGGtgagttttttcaaatacCTTCACACCCCAGTGTTCTTCACAGGTACGAACAACATTCCCCCAAGTACCCCATACAACTACTCGTTGTTTTTTGGGATGTCATTCATGCTTTTCCTAATTAGAAAGAATTGGCCTTTGTGGTTTAGCAAGTACAATTTTGTCACTGGTGCTGGTGTCGAGACAGGTGTTGCTATTGCAGTGGTCATTATCTTTCTATGTGTTCAGTTCCCTGGTGGTCATTTAGATTGGTGGGGGAACACAGTGTACAAAAATACAGGCGATCTTAAGTCTCAAAAGTTTTATGTGCTAAAGGAGGGTGAAACTTTTGGCTACGACAAATGGTGGTGA
- the TDEL0C00100 gene encoding uncharacterized protein: protein MLLDLSGVRGFAETEFYMSIFKMVSLFVFNIIGIVLMTGGGPGNTGYIDTRYWQDSRSFAAPVLKKFRNTIVSAAYSSSGNEMVVLTNTEVKDISSVSCAAKRKFWRIALFYIVTVVIIGCLVPYNDERLLSRATSEDFSSSPFVIALSNTGSMGNKAAYFMNAVILVAVVSVCNSCV, encoded by the coding sequence ATGCTATTAGATCTCTCCGGTGTGAGGGGATTCGCCGAAACGGAATTTTACATGTCTATATTCAAGATGGTATCGCTGTTcgtcttcaacatcattgGGATTGTCCTGATGACTGGTGGCGGACCGGGAAATACTGGTTACATTGACACCAGATATTGGCAAGATTCCCGTTCTTTTGCTGCACCAGTTTTAAAGAAGTTTCGCAACACCATTGTTTCTGCGGCATACTCTTCCAGCGGCAATGAAATGGTGGTTCTCACCAACACGGAAGTAAAAGATATTTCGTCTGTTTCTTGTGCGGCGAAGAGAAAGTTCTGGAGAATTGCGCTTTTCTACATTGTGACCGTTGTAATTATTGGTTGCTTAGTTCCATATAACGATGAGAGACTACTCAGCAGGGCAACCAGTGAAGATTTTTCTTCGTCGCCCTTTGTAATTGCTTTGAGCAATACTGGATCGATGGGTAATAAAGCTGCATATTTTATGAATGCCGTTATCTTGGTGGCTGTGGTTTCCGTTTGCAACTCGTGTGTCTAA
- the TDEL0C00170 gene encoding uncharacterized protein — MKCILNYRTLLKLSQILAGKHFRPLMPMVSSLLNHLRPGKKGARKPKSESELRQDFDNSIPIASVLMERGFYTFDSESSYEDFKRNNSLGYRALDFCGKGIPTLYITDDATSLGKWKGDRPHFLVFKFLVLPSEEAGPSENCHLEAEKNGLCLYRIPLCTVYRRNEVDGMKYIFSFFDVQDRAKNFTMKCLSTSIADVKVRWQDRKSIMGEYDDYSLRAMNQKALKMNQRALNCLLFAGKSRPF; from the coding sequence ATGAAATGCATCCTAAATTATCGAACTCTTTTGAAACTATCTCAAATATTGGCTGGAAAACACTTTAGACCGCTAATGCCAATGGTATCTTCTTTACTGAATCATTTGCGGCCAGGTAAGAAAGGAGCTCGAAAGCCTAAAAGTGAGAGTGAACTCAGACAAGATTTCGATAATAGCATTCCTATTGCTAGTGTTTTGATGGAGCGTGGCTTTTATACCTTCGATAGCGAAAGCTCTTACGAGGATTTTAAAAGGAATAATAGTCTTGGGTATAGAGCATTAGACTTTTGTGGAAAAGGGATCCCAACGTTGTATATAACGGACGATGCCACGAGTTTGGGGAAATGGAAAGGTGATCGACCTCACTTTCTAGTGTTTAAATTTTTGGTGCTCCcttctgaagaagcagGACCATCCGAAAATTGCCATCTTGAAGCAGAGAAAAATGGCTTGTGTCTCTACCGAATTCCTTTGTGTACAGTATATCGCAGAAATGAAGTGGATGGCATGAAATACATTTTCTCATTTTTTGATGTACAGGATAGAGCTAAGAATTTCACCATGAAATGCCTGTCCACTTCGATTGCTGACGTAAAGGTTCGTTGGCAAGATAGGAAGTCAATCATGGGCGAATACGATGATTATAGCCTCCGGGCTATGAACCAAAAagcattgaagatgaaccaGAGAGCCCTTAATTGCTTATTATTCGCGGGCAAATCGAGACCATTCTGA